The genomic interval CGCCTGGAGGACCGCGATCGCGTCGCGGCTGAACTCACCGAGGCGGGCATCGGGGTCGGCATCCACTATCCGACGCCCGTCCACCTGACCGAAGCGTACGCCGGGCTCGGCTACCGACGCGGACAGTTCCCCGTCGCCGAGGCCGCGGCAGACCGCATCCTCTCGCTCCCGATGTTCCCGCACCTCACCCAGGCGCAGCAGGAGACTGTCGTCCAGGGAGTGGCCCGTTCGGTGCGGCCGTGACTCAGGAGCCCCCGGAGGACTCGGTTCCTCGTCGTGCCACCCGTGCGTTCGGGTGGAGTTTCGGGAACATGGTGGCGTCCCGCCTGGGGACCCTTGCCATCGGCATCGCCCTTGCCCGTGTACTCGGACCCGACCAGTTCGGCATCTTCGCGATCGCGACGCTCACCCTTCTCGCGATCCTGAGCTTCAACGAGCTGGGGGTGAGCCTCGCCATCATCCGCTGGAGGGACGATCCGGCGACGATTGCCCCGACCATCAACACCATCTCCGCGGTGAGCAGCCTGCTGCTCACGATCGTCGTGATCGTGGGCGCTCCCTGGATCTCGGAGACCCTCGGCGATGTTCGCGCAGCGCCCGTCGTCCAGGTTCTGGCTTTGTCGATTCTGATCAACGGCTTGGTCGCGACGTCGGCCGCGATCATGCAGCGAGAGTTCATGCAGAAGCAGCGAACGATCGCAGATCAGGTCAACACCTGGCTTGGCGCCGGGCTCTCGCTGCTGTTCGCGTTCCTCGGCTGGGGCGCGATGAGTCTCGCGGTCGGTCGCCTGATCGCGAGCATCGTGTTCGCGATCATGCTGATCAAGTGGAGCCCCGTGCCCTATCGCTTCGGGTGGAAGCGCGACACCGCCGGTCGACTCCTGCGTTTCGGACTCCCGCTTGCAGCATCGAGCATCGTGGTGTTCGCGGCGGGTTATACCGACCAGCTCATAGTGGGTTCCACGCTCGGGGCAACGGCGCTCGGCTTCTATGTCCTCGCATACAACCTTGCAAGCTGGCCCGTTTCGATATTCTCTCTGCCTCTTCGTGCCGTCGCCCCCGCGGCCTTCTCGGCCCTCAAACATGATCCGGATCGGATGTCACGCAACTTCGCCCGGGTGCTCGCCATCCTGTCGAGCGTCGCGATCCCGGCATGCCTGGCGATAAGCGGCGCCGCCGAACCGGTCGTCGACGTCGTCTATGGGACGGAGTGGCTGCCTGCTGCGGACATCCTGCTGTGGCTGGCGGCGATGGCCGGCCTCCGGATATGGTTCGAACTCGCGTACGACTACCTCGTGGTGCACGGCAAATCGGGCATCGTGCTGTTCATCCAGCTCGCCTCTTTCGGCATCTCGCTGCCACTGATGCTCTGGGCGGTCCAGGCTTTCGGCGCTCCAGGAGTCGCTGCGGCGCAGTTCGTCGTCGCTCTCGTTGCAGTGGTGCCGCTCTACCTGATCAGCCTGCACCGCACCGGGATACGGGTTCACAAGATCGCAGGCGCAGTCGTGCTGCCTGTCATCGCGGGCCTGATGGTTTGGGTGGCGAGCTGGCTCATCGCGCAAGCGGTCGGCCTGCCGCTCGTGGCCGCGGCCCTCGCGGCGGGCGTCGCGACCGGTGTCATCGCGCTCCTTGCCTTCTGGCAGCGCGAGAACCTCAAACTGCTCCGCGCTGCGGCGACGGGAAAGGGATGACGTGAAGATCCTCGTCTACCCCCACGACCTCAAGATGGGCGGCAGCCAGACCAATGCGATCGAGCTCGCGGCGGCGGTGTCGAAGCTCGGTCATGAGTGCATCATCTTCGGCCGTCGAGGCACGCTCTGCGATCGCATCGACGAACTCGGCCTGACCTTCATCGAGTCGCCGGATCCCGGAAGGCGTCCGTCGCTGCGAATTGCGCGGGCGCTGCGGCAGGTCGCTGCGGAACACGAAATCGATGTGATCCACGGCTACGAGTGGCCGCCCGCGCTCGAGGCGGCGATGGCCACGGAACGCCTTCCGGATGTCGCCGCAGTCTGCACCGTGATGTCGATGGCCGTCGCGCCGTTCATCCCCAGTTGGATGCCGCTCATCGTGGGAACACAGCAGATATCAGCAGTGGAGCAGTCCAAGGGAAGGCTGAACGTCACCCTGCTGGAGCCTCCCGTCGACCTCGAGCACAACGCGCCCATGGGGGAAGAGTCTGCGCAGGCGTTCCGGGCGCAGTGGGGGCTGGATGACCGGCCCCTGGTCGTGTGCGTGAGCAGGCTCGTGCCGGAGCTCAAGTCGGAGGGCATCCTCACCGCGATCGATGCGGCGGCAGAGCTCGCAGACACTCACCCTTTCCAGTTCGTGATCGTCGGCGACGGCAAGGCGCGGGATGCCATGCAGAAGGCCGCAGACCGATCCAACCGCGCGGTGGGCCGTCCCACCGTGGTGTTGACCGGTGAGCTGACCGACCCGCGGGCGGCCTACAACGCGGCCGATATCGTCCTGGGGATGGGCGGGTCCGCACTTCGATCGCTG from Microbacterium pumilum carries:
- a CDS encoding oligosaccharide flippase family protein, with the translated sequence MVASRLGTLAIGIALARVLGPDQFGIFAIATLTLLAILSFNELGVSLAIIRWRDDPATIAPTINTISAVSSLLLTIVVIVGAPWISETLGDVRAAPVVQVLALSILINGLVATSAAIMQREFMQKQRTIADQVNTWLGAGLSLLFAFLGWGAMSLAVGRLIASIVFAIMLIKWSPVPYRFGWKRDTAGRLLRFGLPLAASSIVVFAAGYTDQLIVGSTLGATALGFYVLAYNLASWPVSIFSLPLRAVAPAAFSALKHDPDRMSRNFARVLAILSSVAIPACLAISGAAEPVVDVVYGTEWLPAADILLWLAAMAGLRIWFELAYDYLVVHGKSGIVLFIQLASFGISLPLMLWAVQAFGAPGVAAAQFVVALVAVVPLYLISLHRTGIRVHKIAGAVVLPVIAGLMVWVASWLIAQAVGLPLVAAALAAGVATGVIALLAFWQRENLKLLRAAATGKG